From Zhongshania aliphaticivorans, one genomic window encodes:
- a CDS encoding NAD(P)H-dependent flavin oxidoreductase, with amino-acid sequence MSLPKLLENRLRLPAVVAPMFLASGPELVIETCKAGMVGSFPALNQRSTEGFEEWLVSINTALQAHEQETGEKPAPFAVNLIVHKTNPRLSADLALCVKHQVPIVITSLGAAKEVIESIHSYGGLVFHDVINARHARKAAGAGVDGLIAVSAGAGGHAGSTNPFALVAEIREFFDKTLLLAGAISRGNDIAAAKAMGADLAYMGTRFINTKESLVQPEYKQMIVDSGSSDIVYTPNISGVFANFLMPSIVKAGLDPNKLEAPSHIDFGEELTTDADNKSGEKTGGAWKDIWSAGQGVGAIHDIPSTKDLIQKLEEEYRAATAQFR; translated from the coding sequence ATGAGTCTTCCCAAACTATTGGAAAACCGCCTTCGCCTACCCGCCGTGGTAGCACCCATGTTTTTGGCCTCGGGGCCGGAGCTAGTCATAGAAACCTGTAAGGCTGGCATGGTTGGCTCGTTTCCCGCACTGAACCAGCGCAGCACCGAAGGCTTTGAAGAGTGGTTAGTCAGCATTAATACTGCGCTGCAAGCCCATGAGCAAGAGACTGGGGAAAAACCGGCTCCCTTTGCAGTGAATCTGATTGTGCACAAAACCAACCCTCGTCTCAGCGCCGATTTAGCGCTGTGCGTTAAACATCAGGTCCCCATTGTTATCACCTCGCTAGGCGCGGCTAAAGAAGTCATTGAATCCATTCACAGCTACGGCGGACTAGTGTTCCACGACGTAATCAATGCCCGTCACGCCCGCAAAGCAGCTGGTGCTGGTGTCGATGGTTTAATCGCCGTTAGCGCCGGTGCCGGTGGCCATGCAGGCAGCACCAACCCCTTCGCCTTAGTCGCAGAAATTCGGGAATTTTTTGATAAGACTCTATTACTGGCCGGTGCCATTTCGCGGGGTAATGATATCGCCGCCGCCAAAGCCATGGGCGCCGACCTTGCCTATATGGGCACTCGTTTTATTAATACCAAAGAGAGCTTGGTACAGCCTGAATACAAGCAGATGATTGTCGACAGCGGCTCTAGCGACATTGTTTACACACCCAATATATCGGGTGTTTTCGCCAATTTTTTGATGCCCAGTATCGTCAAGGCAGGACTCGATCCCAATAAGCTAGAAGCGCCAAGCCACATCGATTTTGGTGAAGAGTTAACCACTGATGCCGACAATAAAAGCGGTGAAAAAACCGGTGGCGCGTGGAAAGACATCTGGTCTGCGGGCCAGGGCGTGGGTGCCATTCACGACATTCCATCAACCAAAGACCTAATTCAAAAACTGGAAGAGGAATACCGCGCCGCTACCGCGCAGTTCCGCTAA
- a CDS encoding GlxA family transcriptional regulator produces the protein MVKVYVIAYEGCYAGSLSNPQDLYMVANAHWRDQYQGREGEFEWQTLSQDGAPVTTASRLRIAVDSPFIDLEAGSIIVVPAMAYPGGREFNKKLESLRELIHWLVKQYENNCIICSHCTGSFILAETGLLNGHSATTSWWLAEQFRQRYPDINLKADQLVVDGGRLLTGGANGAEMLAALIMVERYMGRVVASQCERTLLVDTNLTQQAPYLILPRQKQHSDSLMLEIQDYLEKNLNDAFSLARLAASFHISSRTLMRRFKEAVGDTPNSYLQNLRIEAAKKLFEATSLSTEEVMLRIGYADTSSFNRLFQRKTGLSPRAYRLKFGFAQRREIAHSI, from the coding sequence GTGGTCAAGGTTTACGTTATTGCCTACGAGGGCTGCTATGCCGGTAGCCTTTCTAACCCTCAGGACTTGTATATGGTCGCCAATGCTCACTGGCGGGATCAGTATCAGGGGCGGGAGGGCGAGTTTGAATGGCAAACGCTGTCGCAAGATGGGGCGCCGGTTACCACGGCATCTCGTCTGCGGATTGCTGTCGACAGCCCGTTTATTGACCTTGAGGCCGGTAGCATTATCGTGGTGCCAGCAATGGCTTACCCCGGCGGCAGAGAGTTTAATAAAAAGCTGGAATCGCTACGTGAACTTATCCACTGGCTGGTCAAACAGTATGAGAACAATTGCATTATTTGTAGCCACTGTACCGGCAGTTTTATTCTTGCTGAAACCGGTTTGCTAAATGGTCACAGTGCGACCACCAGTTGGTGGCTTGCTGAGCAGTTTCGTCAGCGTTATCCCGATATAAACTTAAAGGCAGATCAGCTGGTGGTTGATGGCGGTCGACTGCTGACCGGCGGCGCTAATGGCGCAGAGATGTTGGCTGCGCTTATTATGGTCGAGCGCTATATGGGTAGGGTAGTTGCGTCGCAGTGTGAACGCACCCTATTGGTAGATACTAATTTAACGCAGCAGGCACCGTATCTCATACTGCCTCGGCAAAAGCAGCATAGCGATTCACTTATGCTAGAAATTCAAGATTACTTGGAAAAAAACTTGAACGACGCGTTTTCCTTGGCGCGTTTGGCGGCAAGTTTTCATATCAGTTCGCGAACCCTCATGCGTCGCTTTAAAGAGGCCGTGGGCGATACCCCAAATAGTTACCTGCAAAACCTGCGTATTGAGGCCGCTAAGAAGCTATTTGAAGCTACCAGCCTGTCTACCGAAGAGGTAATGTTGCGAATTGGCTACGCCGATACCAGCTCCTTTAACCGACTATTTCAGCGTAAAACGGGCTTAAGCCCCCGAGCATACCGTTTGAAATTTGGCTTTGCTCAGCGCCGGGAAATTGCTCACTCAATCTAG
- a CDS encoding Glu/Leu/Phe/Val family dehydrogenase, whose protein sequence is MTVFNSPSFDSHELVAFKEDAHSGLRAIIAVHNTALGPALGGCRFYPYGSDEQALEDVLRLSRGMSYKSALAGLPLGGGKAVIIGDPASQKSRQLLLAMGEFIEGLSGQYITAEDSGTGVADMKVISERTTYVSGVMDGGRFGGDPSPYTAQGVFCGIKAALAFRHKANSLKGVRVAIQGAGSVGRHLTALIVAAGAEVFIADFNAANLKLAQALGAKTVAVPDVLSMDVDVLAPCAMGAVIDEQTVGVIKAGIVAGAANNQLAQVIQGEQLRQRGILYAPDFVINAGGIIDVYYQRAEGSSEKSAAHVETIADTLQRIFRRAEHTGETTARVAELLAEERFLAPVKIAAA, encoded by the coding sequence ATGACAGTGTTTAATTCGCCGTCCTTTGACAGTCACGAACTGGTGGCGTTTAAAGAGGATGCACACAGCGGCTTGCGCGCCATTATTGCGGTGCACAATACCGCTTTGGGGCCAGCCTTAGGTGGTTGTCGGTTTTATCCCTACGGCAGTGATGAACAGGCGCTAGAAGACGTGCTGCGCCTGTCGCGGGGCATGAGCTATAAATCGGCCTTGGCGGGTCTGCCCTTGGGCGGTGGCAAGGCGGTAATCATTGGTGACCCCGCCAGCCAAAAGAGTCGGCAGCTATTATTGGCGATGGGCGAGTTTATTGAGGGCCTGAGCGGTCAATATATCACTGCGGAAGATTCCGGCACCGGCGTAGCGGATATGAAAGTCATTAGCGAGCGCACGACTTATGTCTCGGGCGTAATGGATGGCGGCCGCTTTGGCGGTGACCCCTCACCCTATACTGCGCAGGGTGTGTTTTGTGGTATTAAGGCGGCCTTGGCGTTTCGCCATAAAGCCAATTCCTTAAAGGGGGTACGAGTGGCTATTCAAGGTGCGGGCTCGGTGGGTCGTCACTTAACCGCGCTGATAGTCGCGGCGGGCGCTGAGGTGTTTATTGCGGATTTTAACGCCGCAAATTTAAAATTGGCACAGGCATTAGGTGCAAAAACAGTTGCCGTTCCTGATGTGCTGAGTATGGATGTCGATGTGTTGGCACCTTGTGCAATGGGAGCAGTGATCGACGAGCAAACCGTGGGCGTGATTAAGGCGGGTATTGTTGCTGGTGCTGCCAATAACCAGTTGGCTCAAGTAATACAGGGCGAACAGTTGCGTCAGCGGGGTATTTTGTATGCGCCAGACTTTGTGATTAACGCGGGTGGCATTATTGATGTTTACTACCAGCGGGCAGAAGGCTCGTCTGAAAAGTCGGCGGCACACGTTGAAACGATTGCCGACACCTTACAGCGAATTTTTCGCCGTGCCGAACACACTGGCGAGACGACTGCGCGGGTGGCAGAATTACTTGCCGAAGAGCGATTTCTTGCGCCAGTAAAAATCGCCGCCGCCTGA
- a CDS encoding tRNA-uridine aminocarboxypropyltransferase, translating into MTKRQYCPHCDRPQRTCLCDEMVLRDCAYRLIILQDPKEAKHALSSAPLLAKSIRGSQLIIGETFSPEEILGDNWQRDSVLIFPGDNSISAADIQHRAIKNLILLDGTWRKVTRIMHLNPWLSTLANFTIAANNNSQYRIRRSPRADGLSTIEAGVCALNELHAPQDYSNVLLAFNKMIDMQIAAMGPETFDKNYIKR; encoded by the coding sequence ATGACTAAACGACAATATTGCCCACACTGCGATCGCCCTCAACGCACCTGCCTCTGCGATGAGATGGTACTGCGCGACTGCGCGTACCGCCTGATTATTTTGCAAGACCCCAAAGAAGCAAAACATGCGCTGTCTTCTGCCCCGCTACTCGCCAAGTCGATTCGCGGTAGTCAGCTCATTATTGGCGAGACGTTTTCGCCCGAAGAAATTCTTGGCGACAACTGGCAACGCGACAGCGTGTTAATTTTTCCCGGCGACAACAGCATCAGTGCGGCCGACATACAACACCGCGCCATTAAAAATCTTATATTACTCGATGGCACCTGGCGCAAAGTCACCCGGATAATGCATTTAAATCCGTGGCTAAGCACGCTAGCGAATTTCACTATTGCCGCCAACAATAATAGCCAATACCGAATTAGGCGCTCGCCCCGCGCAGATGGCTTATCAACGATAGAAGCAGGAGTCTGTGCACTTAACGAACTTCATGCGCCACAAGATTACTCAAATGTCTTATTGGCCTTTAATAAAATGATTGATATGCAAATTGCGGCAATGGGCCCAGAAACCTTCGACAAAAACTATATAAAACGCTAA
- a CDS encoding acyl-CoA thioesterase, translating into MAQKPEPRLLQAETYPFTLNIDTQFGDMDAYAHLNNLAIAGFYESARSRMQLHISGRNDFFKADSPDKILLIEVRIQYLAEGRYPEPVEVRTGIGHIGNSSYRLHQALFQQNRCIGLCEAVMIYTLHGKPTTIPHDIRQQLESQRIVCFESNPMVSG; encoded by the coding sequence ATGGCGCAAAAACCAGAACCAAGACTACTTCAGGCAGAAACCTATCCCTTTACCCTGAATATTGACACTCAATTTGGCGATATGGACGCCTATGCGCATCTCAACAATTTAGCCATCGCTGGCTTTTACGAGAGTGCCCGCTCCAGAATGCAACTCCACATTAGCGGGCGCAATGACTTTTTTAAAGCCGACTCCCCAGACAAAATACTCTTAATAGAGGTCCGCATCCAGTATCTCGCCGAGGGTCGCTACCCTGAACCAGTGGAAGTCCGCACCGGCATCGGCCATATCGGCAATAGCTCCTACCGACTGCATCAAGCACTGTTTCAGCAAAATCGCTGTATTGGTCTATGCGAGGCAGTGATGATTTACACCTTACATGGCAAGCCCACCACCATTCCGCACGATATACGCCAACAGCTGGAAAGCCAGCGTATTGTCTGTTTTGAAAGCAATCCCATGGTCAGCGGTTAA
- a CDS encoding endonuclease has protein sequence MLRLTLVVLLLACHLTSFASTNTPPKSFSAAKKRLIQLYHNEYAEQSFYCNCSYAEQKLNGKKKLLVNHQSCAYTPRKNPTRAARIEWEHVVSAWEFGHQLKCWQTGGRKSCRKDPAFKAMEADVFNLVPAIGEVNGDRSNFRFGMISGEARAYGACDIEIAFKERRAEPRPDIRGDIARSYFYMERQYGLKISKKNRQLYNAGAKQDPVSEQELRIARAKAKLMGWDNSFIELPTVAAKVKTAQ, from the coding sequence GTGCTTAGGCTTACTCTTGTTGTACTACTATTAGCTTGTCACCTCACTAGTTTCGCCTCTACTAACACCCCGCCTAAGAGTTTTTCTGCGGCCAAAAAGCGCTTAATTCAGCTCTACCATAACGAGTACGCGGAACAGAGCTTTTACTGCAATTGCAGCTATGCTGAACAGAAATTAAACGGTAAGAAAAAGCTGCTCGTCAACCACCAAAGCTGTGCGTATACACCCAGAAAAAACCCCACTCGCGCCGCAAGAATTGAGTGGGAGCATGTGGTTTCGGCGTGGGAATTCGGCCATCAGCTGAAGTGTTGGCAAACTGGCGGACGCAAGTCTTGCAGAAAGGACCCAGCTTTTAAGGCAATGGAGGCCGATGTCTTTAACTTGGTGCCCGCTATTGGTGAAGTGAACGGTGACCGCTCCAATTTTCGCTTCGGGATGATTAGCGGCGAAGCTCGCGCCTATGGCGCCTGCGATATCGAAATCGCCTTTAAAGAACGCCGCGCTGAACCCCGCCCAGATATCCGCGGCGACATTGCCCGCAGCTATTTTTATATGGAAAGACAATACGGCTTAAAAATAAGCAAAAAGAATCGTCAACTTTATAACGCCGGGGCAAAACAAGATCCGGTTTCCGAACAAGAATTACGCATAGCCCGGGCCAAGGCAAAGCTCATGGGCTGGGATAATTCGTTTATTGAGCTGCCCACCGTCGCGGCCAAGGTTAAGACAGCCCAATAA
- a CDS encoding alpha/beta hydrolase family protein, which produces MIKLRVLGCLLVVIMAIVALPVQAADEASSLPPLSAYGRLPGVEDMALSPSGDLLATVTTLGEQRRLVIVSIHSGVLRNYGLDDMKVRGLHWAGEDHLIVRASSTQNLGFFFGGKHELSNLMIVNVKTGEAEWPLQNSRKVFNASFHIHPPLKADGRWYQCVDTLASVSADAFDLSCIELERGRRRIIARGRRDGQGWAVGAGLNVLAYETYNDISAKWELRAYKSKDVLVSAKDKFGTNSLAGPGRSPGTVAYYQHDARGAGHLFEIAVDGESAPVELFADINIVSLYYDAEGLLTGVVKEADVPELEMLDAYQQAIVVGTRKAFPNSNVHFISMSADWQKLIVYTDGAGDSGTWWYVNIPTGDAKPIGYNRPEIRSRHVATPSMWQYKASDGLTIPAIVTTPVLTNKKNLPLIVLPHGGPQSRDYLGFDWLAQAFASRGYVVLQPNFRGSGNYSVAFRDAGFGEWGRKMQTDLSDGVAALADTGLIDSKRVCIVGASYGGYAALAGVTLQQGLYRCAVSIAGLSDLPIWLRSIVHTRQRDDERYVEQYLGVGSPRADELKDISPAHHAARADAPILLIHGEDDTRVPIVHSEKMYSRLKKKKKPVTFVKLKGEDHFLSKSDTRQKTIEAAVGFVMEHSPPQAK; this is translated from the coding sequence ATGATAAAATTGCGAGTATTAGGCTGCTTGTTAGTCGTGATAATGGCGATAGTGGCGTTGCCGGTGCAGGCCGCTGATGAGGCTAGCTCACTGCCGCCGCTCTCGGCCTACGGAAGGCTGCCGGGGGTGGAAGACATGGCCTTGTCGCCATCGGGCGATCTGCTTGCCACCGTGACAACACTTGGTGAGCAGCGCCGTCTGGTCATTGTTAGCATCCATAGTGGCGTGTTGCGAAACTATGGCCTTGATGATATGAAAGTGCGAGGTTTGCATTGGGCTGGCGAAGACCATCTTATTGTCAGAGCGAGTTCAACCCAGAATCTTGGTTTTTTCTTTGGTGGTAAGCATGAGCTTAGCAACCTAATGATCGTCAATGTTAAAACCGGCGAAGCCGAGTGGCCCCTACAAAATTCACGAAAAGTATTCAACGCGAGCTTTCATATCCACCCTCCACTTAAGGCGGACGGTCGCTGGTATCAATGTGTGGACACCCTCGCCAGCGTCTCAGCTGATGCTTTCGATCTTAGTTGTATTGAACTTGAGCGTGGCAGGCGTCGAATTATTGCTAGAGGGCGCCGCGACGGCCAAGGCTGGGCCGTAGGCGCGGGGCTAAATGTGCTCGCATATGAAACCTACAATGATATCAGTGCAAAATGGGAGTTGCGGGCTTATAAGAGCAAAGACGTCCTAGTTAGTGCTAAAGACAAATTCGGCACAAACAGTCTTGCTGGGCCGGGTAGAAGTCCCGGCACGGTGGCGTACTACCAGCACGACGCTCGCGGTGCGGGTCATCTTTTTGAAATAGCCGTCGATGGCGAATCTGCCCCCGTCGAACTATTCGCCGACATTAATATTGTCAGCCTGTATTACGATGCTGAAGGGCTGCTCACCGGCGTCGTGAAAGAAGCAGATGTACCTGAATTAGAAATGTTAGACGCATATCAACAGGCGATTGTTGTTGGCACGAGAAAGGCCTTTCCCAACAGCAATGTGCATTTTATTTCAATGAGTGCGGACTGGCAGAAGCTTATAGTGTACACCGACGGCGCAGGCGACTCTGGCACCTGGTGGTATGTGAATATACCCACGGGTGACGCCAAGCCTATTGGCTATAACCGCCCGGAGATCCGCTCGCGCCATGTAGCTACGCCGAGTATGTGGCAATATAAGGCTAGCGACGGCCTCACTATTCCCGCCATTGTGACCACGCCGGTTTTGACGAATAAAAAGAATTTGCCGCTGATCGTACTTCCCCATGGCGGCCCTCAGAGTCGCGACTACCTCGGTTTTGATTGGTTGGCCCAGGCCTTTGCCAGTCGGGGTTACGTGGTGTTGCAGCCTAATTTTCGCGGTTCGGGTAACTACAGCGTGGCATTTCGCGATGCCGGGTTTGGCGAGTGGGGCCGCAAAATGCAAACCGATCTCTCCGATGGCGTCGCCGCGCTTGCCGACACCGGGCTGATCGACTCTAAACGCGTCTGCATCGTGGGCGCGAGCTACGGGGGTTATGCTGCATTGGCGGGGGTTACTTTGCAGCAAGGTCTGTATCGCTGCGCGGTGTCTATTGCGGGCTTAAGTGATCTGCCAATATGGCTGCGGTCAATTGTGCACACCCGTCAACGTGACGATGAACGCTATGTGGAGCAGTATCTTGGTGTTGGCAGCCCACGCGCCGATGAACTGAAAGACATCTCACCAGCGCATCACGCCGCCCGCGCCGATGCGCCGATTTTGCTAATTCATGGCGAAGACGATACCAGAGTACCCATTGTGCACAGCGAAAAAATGTACAGCCGTCTTAAGAAAAAGAAAAAGCCGGTGACTTTTGTGAAGCTAAAGGGCGAAGATCACTTCCTCTCTAAGTCAGATACCCGGCAAAAAACCATTGAAGCTGCCGTGGGATTTGTCATGGAGCATAGCCCGCCACAGGCTAAGTAA
- a CDS encoding indolepyruvate ferredoxin oxidoreductase family protein — translation MALSKSALRISLEDKYRLDSIRAYMTGIEALVRLPMLQHQRDLERGLNTAGFISGYRGSPLGNLDQALWQAKPYLDKHHIQFVPGVNEDMAATAVRGSQEVGLFPGAKYDGVFGMWYGKGPGVDRSMDVIKHANAVGTSRYGGVLAVAGDDHAAKSSTLPHQSEHMFMGASIPVLAPANVQEVLDLGIFGWELSRYAGCWVGFKAITENMDSAISAVIDAHRVNIVLPEDFEMPEDGVHARWPDSPLAQEKRLNKYKIYAARAFARANNLNRIVIDSPKARLGIVTSGKAYLDVLQALEDLGIDQQQAAAIGLRVYKVAMPWPLEPETTHEFARGLEEILVVEEKRSIIEDQITGQLYNWPVEDRPRVIGEFDEHGADLLPNLSELTPAMVARAIASRIRRFYKSEEIEKRLNFYNQKEQSIANKQGVINRTPHYCSGCPHNTSTQVPEGSIALGGIGCHYMSTWMPSRPATTFTQMGGEGVTWVGQAAFTENKHVFQNLGDGTYFHSGSLAIRQSVAAGVNITYKILYNDAVAMTGGQPIDGSLSVAQLILQLRGEGIKRIALVSDHPEQYDTPSEAGLSVNHRDDLLSIEEELREIEGVSVLIYEQTCAAEKRRRRKKGTMIDPDRRIFINEAVCEGCGDCGKQSNCLSVLPKETELGRKRQIDQSACNKDYSCVNGFCPSFVSVIGGGLKKQSVNAASGDGFGALQEPPLPSLNTPWNLVVTGIGGTGVLTITAVLAMAAHVEGKGCATMNQTGLAQKFGPVVSHLRVANYQEDINAVRIPAGDADLLLGCDLVVSSSDEAIAKVNIERSFAVINDTEMTTADFVYHRDAQFPADTMKQLIVTEVGEGKVDFIQASEIASHLLGDSLATNFFMLGYAFQKGYVPISSEAIEHAIKLNGVAVEFNQQAFLWGRRAVDNMAAVMAAAGVAVEQWQPLETLDDIIEFRYQHLIKYQDLAYAEGFRRRVEQVRSKELEVSGAVGDLTATVARSLHKLMSYKDEYEVARLYSDGEFMKKLKASFGGDFKLQFHLAPPIFSKRGSDGLPKKRVFSAWMFTAFSYLAKLKGLRGSAWDIFGYSAERKAERALLAEFQQDLGELTSQLDADNLALITEIISLVDEVRGFGHVKDQAMAQYRVRRQQLLGRLRGDVVQLVDVSNAA, via the coding sequence ATGGCCCTGTCTAAATCTGCATTACGTATTTCTTTAGAAGATAAATACCGCCTCGATAGCATCCGCGCCTATATGACGGGTATCGAGGCCTTGGTTAGGCTGCCCATGCTGCAGCATCAGCGGGACTTAGAGCGCGGTTTAAATACGGCGGGCTTTATCTCTGGCTATCGCGGCTCGCCACTGGGCAATCTCGATCAGGCGCTGTGGCAGGCCAAGCCCTATCTCGATAAACACCATATTCAGTTTGTGCCCGGCGTCAATGAAGACATGGCGGCGACGGCAGTGCGCGGAAGTCAGGAGGTGGGCTTATTCCCCGGCGCCAAATACGATGGTGTATTTGGCATGTGGTACGGCAAGGGCCCAGGGGTAGACCGCAGCATGGATGTGATCAAACACGCCAACGCGGTGGGCACCTCGCGCTATGGTGGGGTATTGGCGGTGGCGGGGGACGACCACGCCGCTAAGTCATCGACATTACCGCACCAGTCAGAACATATGTTTATGGGTGCTTCTATTCCAGTCTTGGCGCCCGCCAATGTGCAGGAGGTGTTAGACCTCGGTATTTTCGGCTGGGAGCTGTCGCGCTATGCGGGCTGTTGGGTGGGCTTTAAGGCCATTACCGAGAATATGGATTCGGCGATATCAGCGGTGATAGATGCGCACAGGGTAAATATTGTTTTACCAGAAGATTTTGAAATGCCAGAAGACGGCGTTCACGCCCGCTGGCCAGACTCGCCACTGGCGCAGGAAAAGCGCCTTAATAAATACAAGATCTATGCAGCGCGGGCGTTTGCGCGGGCCAATAATCTCAATCGCATTGTGATCGACAGCCCCAAAGCGCGCCTCGGGATCGTGACTAGCGGCAAGGCCTACCTCGATGTTTTACAGGCGCTTGAAGATTTGGGCATCGACCAGCAACAGGCCGCCGCCATCGGTCTGCGGGTGTATAAAGTGGCCATGCCCTGGCCGCTGGAGCCAGAAACCACCCACGAGTTTGCGCGGGGGCTGGAAGAGATTCTGGTGGTTGAGGAAAAGCGCTCGATTATTGAAGACCAAATTACCGGCCAGCTGTATAACTGGCCAGTGGAAGATCGCCCCCGTGTGATTGGCGAGTTTGACGAGCACGGCGCCGACTTGCTGCCCAACCTCAGCGAGCTAACCCCGGCGATGGTGGCGCGCGCCATTGCCTCGCGAATTCGCCGTTTTTACAAAAGCGAAGAGATCGAAAAGCGCCTTAATTTTTACAATCAAAAAGAGCAGTCGATTGCCAATAAACAGGGGGTTATCAATCGCACGCCCCATTACTGTTCTGGTTGTCCTCACAATACCTCTACCCAAGTGCCCGAGGGCAGCATCGCCCTTGGCGGCATTGGCTGCCATTATATGAGTACGTGGATGCCCTCGCGGCCCGCAACGACCTTTACCCAAATGGGTGGCGAAGGGGTGACCTGGGTGGGGCAGGCGGCCTTTACCGAGAATAAGCACGTTTTTCAGAACCTCGGCGACGGCACTTATTTCCACTCCGGCAGCTTGGCGATTCGCCAGTCCGTTGCCGCTGGGGTCAATATCACCTACAAAATTTTGTATAACGACGCCGTTGCCATGACCGGCGGTCAGCCTATTGATGGCAGCTTGTCGGTAGCGCAGCTCATTTTGCAATTGCGCGGCGAGGGCATAAAGCGTATTGCACTGGTGTCTGATCATCCAGAACAATACGACACGCCCAGCGAAGCGGGATTAAGCGTTAATCACCGCGACGACTTACTCAGTATTGAAGAAGAGCTGCGCGAAATCGAAGGCGTGTCGGTGCTGATTTACGAGCAAACCTGCGCGGCAGAAAAACGTCGGCGTCGTAAAAAGGGCACTATGATCGATCCCGATCGCCGTATTTTTATTAACGAGGCGGTGTGTGAAGGCTGTGGCGACTGCGGTAAACAATCCAACTGCCTGTCGGTATTGCCAAAAGAAACCGAGCTGGGTCGCAAGCGCCAAATCGATCAAAGCGCCTGTAATAAAGACTATTCCTGCGTTAATGGCTTTTGCCCGAGTTTTGTGTCGGTGATAGGCGGCGGGCTTAAAAAGCAAAGCGTGAATGCCGCCAGTGGCGATGGCTTTGGGGCATTACAAGAGCCGCCCCTGCCCAGCTTAAATACTCCGTGGAATTTAGTGGTAACGGGTATTGGCGGCACGGGTGTGCTCACCATTACCGCGGTGTTAGCCATGGCCGCCCATGTTGAAGGCAAGGGCTGCGCGACCATGAATCAAACCGGCCTCGCGCAAAAATTCGGCCCAGTGGTGAGCCATTTGCGGGTTGCCAATTATCAGGAAGACATCAATGCAGTGCGCATACCGGCGGGTGATGCCGATTTGTTACTAGGCTGCGATTTGGTGGTGTCGAGTTCCGATGAGGCTATCGCCAAGGTCAATATCGAGCGCAGTTTTGCTGTGATTAACGATACCGAGATGACCACTGCCGATTTTGTTTATCACCGCGACGCGCAATTCCCCGCCGATACCATGAAGCAGCTCATCGTCACCGAAGTGGGTGAGGGCAAGGTCGATTTTATTCAGGCCTCAGAAATCGCCAGCCATTTATTGGGCGACAGTTTGGCGACTAACTTCTTTATGCTGGGTTATGCCTTTCAGAAAGGCTATGTGCCCATCAGCTCCGAAGCGATTGAACACGCCATAAAGCTCAATGGCGTCGCGGTAGAGTTTAATCAGCAAGCCTTTTTGTGGGGGCGTCGCGCGGTCGACAATATGGCCGCAGTAATGGCCGCCGCGGGTGTCGCGGTAGAGCAATGGCAGCCCCTCGAAACTCTCGATGACATTATCGAATTTCGCTATCAGCATTTAATAAAATACCAAGATCTCGCCTATGCCGAAGGCTTTCGTCGTAGGGTCGAGCAAGTGCGCTCCAAAGAACTTGAGGTGAGCGGCGCAGTCGGCGACTTAACAGCGACGGTAGCGCGCTCGCTGCATAAACTGATGAGCTATAAAGACGAATACGAAGTCGCGAGGCTGTACAGCGACGGCGAGTTTATGAAAAAGCTCAAAGCCAGTTTCGGTGGCGATTTTAAGCTGCAGTTTCATTTGGCGCCGCCCATTTTTTCTAAGCGAGGCAGCGATGGCCTGCCCAAAAAACGGGTTTTTTCAGCGTGGATGTTCACGGCGTTTAGCTACTTGGCAAAGCTGAAAGGCTTGCGCGGCAGTGCTTGGGATATTTTTGGCTACAGCGCTGAGCGCAAAGCTGAGAGGGCTTTGCTCGCTGAGTTTCAGCAAGACCTGGGCGAACTTACTAGCCAGCTCGATGCCGATAATCTGGCGCTCATTACTGAAATTATCAGCTTAGTTGACGAGGTTCGCGGCTTCGGTCACGTCAAAGATCAAGCCATGGCGCAATATCGTGTGCGCCGCCAGCAATTGCTAGGGCGGCTGCGGGGGGATGTGGTGCAATTAGTCGATGTGAGCAACGCTGCCTAA